ATGTGTGTTAATTCCTCTTTCAACAGTTGAAGTTTCTCTTCGTTTCGAGCTGTGATAATTAAATTATAGCCATTCGCAGCGTATAGCTTAGCGAACTCATACCCTAAACCACTAGATGCGCCTGTAATAAGGGCTGTTGGATTCATTTGGAGAACCTCCTACAATGTATATTAGTTCGTATGTTTAAGTATTTAAACCATACAAAAATTTCTACATAAAGTCAACTTGATGACATCATGAACGGAAGTGTCCGAAAATCAGAAAGATGAGGACGGCTATAACAATAATGATGGAAGAAACAATAGCAAACATGTTTAAGCTCCTTTTAACGTATATGAAATAGGTGTGAGGTGAATGAACAGGATGCTCGATCTTCTATACTTTACCCTAATTGGCTGTACTCTAAATCTAAAGAGAGATAACGAAAAAAGGGGGCTCATGAGAGCCTCCCTTTTTATGCGGCTAGTTCTTTTTTTCGAAATAACATAATGGAGCTAACGAGCAGAACAGCGATCAATAAAAGAGTAATGGCGACGGTGAGCCAGAGGTCTCCGTTTGTTGTACCGTTTGTAACATACGTACGAATAAACGTATGAATTTGAGCGGGGTACCCATCCATGAAGCGTGATATAAGCCCGCTTAGGCTATTGATTAGTATGACAACCGCTATTGATAGAAACCCGACAAGACCAGGTGTCTTGAAGAAAACATTCATAAATATAGAAATGGTCAGAACCAACATCATCCAGACGCTATATAGGAGGAAGGATCCGAGCATCGAAGAGAAGGCTAACTCTCCGTACAGAATGTTTACGTAATACCAACTACTTACTAAACCAAGAAATAAACTGATAAGGACGAGTAAGAGAGTACTAGCCCATTTAGCTGTAATATAGGCGGCATAGCTTACCGGTTTGACTAGGATTAATTCTGTTACCCCGCTCTTTCGTTCGGCTGCGATGATCCCCATTGTCATGAGGAGTACAACGGCAACCCCGAGGAGATTAAGTTGTCCAAAGCTTAACAGGAAAGCTTCAGATGGTGTGGGTGTTGGGAAATTAAACGTTGTTCCTTCAGGCATTTCACCGGACTTCTCGAGAATGACAGGCAAATAGTAAGTTGTGATCGGGTCCATGACGGCTAGCAAAATAAATGTAATCGGTACCCAGATCCATTTAAAATTTCGCCAGTTTTCAAGTAATTCTTTTTGAAAAAGTGCCATCCACTGCCTCATTCGTTCACCACCTTCATAAATAACTCCTCAAGGGAAAGACGCCCATATTCAAACGAGGTGAGTGGCCAATGCTGGCTCGCCGCAGTTTTAAGAATACTAGATCGTCCAACTGCTAAATCACGAACCTCAACAAGCAACGTATCCCCGTTTCGTTCGACGCGTGTCACTTCTGGTAAAGATTCAATCGCCTCTAAATACGATTCTGGGTGCGATTCAAAGCGAAGGGCTATTCTGTTTACAGCATGCGTGTCTCGGAGCGCCTCTAATGTGCCTGAATGGAGCAATGTCCCGTTATGTAACAGAATAAGTTCATCACTCACTTCTTCTGCATCACTCAAAATGTGGGTGGAGAACAAAATCGTTGTTTCTTCTTTTAGTTCCTCAATTAAATTCAGCACCTCGCGACGTCCAATCGGGTCGAGAGAGGAGACGGGTTCATCAAGTATAATAAGTTTGGGCCGATGAATCATAGCTTGTGCAATACCGAGTCGTTGCTTCATACCACCTGAATACTTGCCGATTCGTCGGTTCTTGGCTTCGTAAATGCCCACTCGCTTTAATAAATCATCAGCACGAGTCACGGCCTCTTTCTTAGATAAATGAGAGAGGCGGCCCACATACGTCAGGAACTCTGCTCCTGTCATCCAGTTATGGAAGACAGGATATTGAGGCAAGTAACCGATCAGGGAGCGAATGTCTGTATGACCTTGCATCCCTTCAAAGGAAACAGTCCCTGATGTTGGTTTCATTAATCCAGACAGCATGCGAAGTGTCGTTGTCTTCCCGGCTCCATTCGGGCCGAGGAGCGAAACGCATTTGCCTTTTTCTAAAGAGAAAGATAACCTATCCACGACAGGTTGAGCGTCAAAGCGTTTCGTTAAATCTTGCACGTGAACAAGACTCATCGATCATTGCTCCTTCCAAATATAAAGTAAAGAATCGGTCCAATAAGATTCAGTAGCACGATGACAAGAAGCCATACCCACTTTGGCCCATTCGTTTGTTCTGTGCGCACCCAATCAATTAGGGCAACGATTAGTAAGATGCCTTCAATGACAAGGATGGGGGCGATTAAGACCCACGGAATGGACTGGAATATTTCAGTCATACCTACTCCTCCTTTTTTCTCTTTATGTATATAACGTATGAGGAGAGGGAGGGGTTCAAATCAATTAATATTTTTTTGGTAGGCTCTGTTAAATTTTATTTTACTTGGAAGGGGCCGTTATATTTTATGAGTGCTTGGGCTTGTTCGGGGACAACTCGCTTTCCGACGGGGAGATGGGGAGCCTCCTCGTTCGCATTCGCTCTCTGTGGGGTCTCACCTAGGCTCTTTCCCCCGTAGGAGTCTCGCAGTCCCCGAACAAGCTCTGGCTATAAAAGGGGGAACGGCCCTGAGGCTAGTTTCAAGGGAGGTTTTAGATGGCATGTTTGCGTTCACTCAAATATGGAAAAGGTGGGCCTGCCTAACTCTCACCTAAAGCAAACGCAAACACTCTCACAGCTTCGTGAGTGGGGAGTAGGCACAAAAAAAGAAACCTTTGATTATCAAAGGTTTCTTTATAGTGGAGCATGCCGGGCTCGAACCGGCGACCTCATGGCTGCCAGCCAGGCGCTCTCCCAACTGAGCTAATGCCCCGTATGTAATTGTGAAGACAATTAAATTATACATCATTCAGAAAAGTCTGTACAGAGAAAGTGAAAGCGATTTTTTTAAAGAACAACCAGGAGTGGGGGAGTCTTAATTAAATAGGTAGGTTTTTTATAGAAAACCTTTACATTCCCTAGGGTTTTCGGTAAACTGATAACAGTTCTCATTGATAACGATTATCATTATACATATAGGGAGAGAGTGTACGTGAAAAAGCCATGGAAAGTGATGTCTTCAATGATGTTTGCTTCAGCCATTCTACTAGCAGGTTGTACAAATGATGAGGCATCTTCTAAGACGGATGAACAAGTAGAAGAAACGGATCAACAGCAAGAGGGAGAAGGAGATCAGCAAGCGAAAGGGTCTTCTGTAGCAAGTGTCTCTGTAAAAGACTACAACTCATTTGATACAGCGGGCAATATGCTTGCCTATGCGGAGTTCGAATTGTCTGGAGAACCTCTCGTTGAAGGGCTTGGGCTTGATCTTGATGTGTTAGATCCTAAAAATGTGGATGCGCCAACAAAATTTGATTATACAGCAGGCGTTGAAGCATATGAGTATTCTGAAGAAGCCATGTACGAAGTTGTGGAGAAGTCAGGACTAGGTTTACATCTTGTGAACGGGCCGGCTGTTCAGAATATAGCAGAACAGGAAGAGAAAGAGCCTTCTCAAGTTCTTGGTGAACGTTTCTATACATTAGCTGATCAAGTAGGCTATCCACGGGAAGAAATATTCCAAAACATGTACCCGACTATGATTGAATACTCAAGTGGGGATCCTCACTATGCTCAGGAAGTGAACACAGGGGAGTATGCTTCAAATGATGATGGCACGTACGTTCCGATGTACCAGGTGGACTTCCAATCGCTACGCTGGGATCGCGGGAAGATGGATAAAGTGTTAACACCAGCTGCATATGGCGGTACGTTCCTTAAGCAATCCCTTTGGGCTGGAGATTTCATGGGTGGTTTCCACACGGTGGATGGAGACGAAGAACTAGAAGCCGAATCGGCTGACGGAGATTCTGATGAGAATATCGCACTTGGCGTAAGTTCAGCAGATGGCATGCAGGGTCTGATCTTGACGGAAGAAATTTGGAACAAAGTGAATTATGTTCGCGATTCTCTATTTTACAGTGCAAATGACCAGGGTCTTACTCAAGCGCAATTAGGAGATTCCTACAATCCGGAAGAAGGGCTTGTATACTTACCACATAAAATCGCCGTCACAGAAGACGGAAATGATCAAGCAGCAAATGCTGAGAGTCTAGAAGTCTCAGATGCTAGCAGCCAACTGCGTGACCAGTGGCTTATGCTTTGGCCATCTGCTGAGTTTTACGGCATGACAGATCAGCGTCCAGCGAATGAAAATGTTAATCCGGCTTTCCGTGCGCTATTTGATAGCAATCCTTATCCAAGCGCACCTGCTGAGAACCTGGATGATCATGCGTCCAATGATGTAGCGTCGAATGATCCATATTCTGCGAACAAAGACGTGATGATGCACGTGTTTAAGAATTTAGATGCCATGCATTTTAATAAAGAAGTGGGCGCATTTGTAACGAGTCATAGCGGTTCTGAGCAAGGGGATTATGTGGATACATTTGAAGCGGGTTACACCATCGAATCCTTGCGAATCTTCGAGCGTGCGATTGATGGATTACCTGTAGGATATGCAAATGCAGAATCTGCAAAAGGTCTTGAGACAGAAGAAGGGAAACGGGCCCTTGAACTGATTACGAAACAAGCAGACTTTATTAAAGATAAATTAATGCTCGATTCTGGGCTTGTCGCAAGCGGTTATAAAATTGGGGAAGGCGCCGAAGATGCTACAACGCTAGATGCTCAGATTGGAGCGATTCGTGGTTTAACGGCAGCTTACCTTGCAACAAAAGACGAGCAATATCGTGAAGCGGCCCGCACCATCTATCAAGCCATGGATGAGAAGCTTTGGGATGAAGAAGTGAAAGCTTATGCAACGAAAGGCGAAGAGATGGTCTACACACCAGAAACGGCCGGGGGAGTAGCAGCTGTTTATCGTGTAGCGATCAATAATTTGGCGAATATGAACGAGGACGAACAAAAACCGGCTTCATTAGATCGTGAAACGATTGTTTCCCGCTACACGGAATTCTTTGATGTAGTAATTGATGGTCCTGCGACGGATCAAGGCATGCAAGTGAGTGAATTCTGGGATACGGGTGACTTCTACAAGACAGATGATGACAGTGGCAATACGGATCAAGACAATGTATTACAGATTCAAGCAGGTCATGGCGAACATGGCATTGCTCCCGTATTATTAGACGTAGAGATTACACGAAATTAAAGAAGGTTGATCCATATGAAAAAAGGATTTCTTATAGTTACGCTCCTGCTAGTGGGAGCGTTCCTTTTTATCCAAAACCAAACCAAAGGCATAACCGTGGATAATTCCGTCGTTCGTAATAAACCGGCTCATAGTGACAACATCGTGTTGGACGATCGTGGCGACTATATTTATACAGCCAATATTGATGTATCAACCGTAACCATGATGAAGGCTGATTCAAAGGAAGTAGTCACTGAGATTCCCGTCGGAGATGCACCGCGTCAATTAACACTCAGTCCCGATGAACACTATCTCTATGTATCTAGCATGGATGACCACCAAGTGGATGTCATTTCAGTAGAGAAACAGGAAGTGATTGATACATTTGATGTAGGGGTTGAGCCGTATGGAGTGCTTACAAGTCAGGATGGCCGTACATTGTATGTGGCCAATTATCGTTCGAACACGATCAGTGTCATTGATGTGGAGAAAGGGCAAGTAGAAAAAGAGATTCAAGTGCCAGAACGCCCGAGGACACTAGCCCTCACCCCGGATGGTGATAAACTTTATGTGCCTCATTACTTATCTGGGAAAATCAGTGTCATTGATACAGAAAATCAGAAAGTCATAGACGAAATTCAGCTTGCCGATTCACCTGACCAGGCCGATCAAAAGAAAAGCCAGGGTATTCCGAATACGCTCGAGAACTTTGTTATTAGTCCTGATGGCAAGCGGGCCTGGGTTCCACATCTGTTAACCAATACGGATACCCCAATTCATTTTGAAGAAACAATCTTCCCAGCGATCTCAGTTATTGATTTAGAGAAAGGGGAAGAGATGGTCGATGAGCGTAAAGAGCTCTTTGAAGAAATGAACGTAACAGATAAGAAAGATGAAACTATGATCGTATCAAACCCTTATGATGTTACGTTTTCACCAGATGGGGCCAAGGCGTATGTAGTGATGTCCGGAAGTGAAGACTTAGTTGTCTTTGACCGAAAACGCGGGGGGAATGCGACTCAGGTACTGAGAAGGATTGAAGGAGACAATCCCCGTGGCATTGTTATGAGTCCTGACGGAGAGAGTGTTTATGTTCATAACGCGATGAGCCACGATCTCGCCACTATAGATACGGGTGGTTCAAGTCCTTATGCGACTGCTACACAATCGAAAGAAGCAATCGCCCTCATAGGCAACGATCCGCTAGATCCTCTCGTGCGAGAAGGGAAAAGAGTGTTCTACAGTGCCAATAGTGATGAATATGCCGCTGAGATCACGGGGAACAACTGGATGAGCTGCGCGTCTTGCCATAGCGACGGTTTGATCAATGGTCTAACACTCCAAACGCAAAAGGGCCCCCGTAATGTTCCAAGTAACGCTGTTGCAACAAAGACAGGGTTGTTTATGTGGGACGGGAGTCGTGATGATTTTAAAGATTACTTGTTAACCGTTCAAGGGGAAATGGGTGGTATGACGGAATATGATGCGAGTAAACCGCTACCGGAAGATGTGTCCCACATGTATGATGCCTTGTTTGCTTACTTAAAAGAATCCCCAGACTTTGAACCACCAAAGAGCCCTTATCGTGCAGAAGATGGTTCGTTAACAGAAGAAGCGATGCAAGGGAAGGAATTGTTTGAAGGAAAAGGGAATTGTATGAGCTGTCACGCAGGAAGTGAGTTCACAGACAGCGACCAGGCAGTGGGTGAAAACAAGGATTTAACAACAGACAACACGGATTTCTTGCACGATATCGGCACAACCAATGAAGGAGATCAGCCTTCAGATGGGGATGCTCGTGCGGACTTTACAAATCCCCGTGAAACGAATCAGTTTGATACACCGACATTAAGAGGGGTATGGGCAACAGCTCCCTACCTGCATGATGGTTCAGCTGAGACTTTGGAAGAAGCAGTAGAGAAACATGAATACCAAGAGGTCTCTCTTCTTTCACAGCAAGAAGTTGAACAGATTACAGCTTACTTGAAATCAATTGAATAGTCATTCTAGACCCAGAGCCTGGCTTTGGGTCTTTTTTGTATCGGAGGAAATACCTTCACAACCTATCAAAAAAATTTTCCTTGCGAAAATCGTAAAAATGCTTATAATTAAATAAGTCGGAAGTCGAGATATTTTGTCGAATTCCCGCACATAGGCTGCCAACACAAGAGGATCCCTCTACCTGAAGCGGCTTTTTTCTGCCTGAAAAAGTCGTTTTTATTGAACAACCTTTCCATATTTTAGAAGTTTTAACTTCCGCGACAACTCTACCCTACATTTACAGAGTTACCCTATACGAAAGAAGAAAGAAAGACTACAACATCATACAAGGAGCGTGGGTAAATGACAGTTTGGGATTTAGCTATTGATTTAGGTGTCATTTCAGTATTATTACTAATTGGTGTGGTTCTCCGTGCCAAAGTCGTGTTTATGCAAAAATTATTTATTCCAGCAAGTATTACAGCCGGAGTTTTAGGATTAACGTTTGGTCCGAATGGATTTGATCTATTACCTTTTAGCGATATGGTATCTTCTTATCCAACCGTTCTTATTGCCGTTATTTTTGGTGCCATTCCGATTGGTGCTGCTAAAGTTCAGTGGAAGAAAACATTCGGTCGTGTCCGAAATATGTGGGTCTATTCTATGCTACTGACACTCCTAATGTGGGGAGGCGGAGCTTTAGTTACGTATCTTGTCATCGCGAGAGTCAGTGACGTTCCAGATGGATTTGGGCTCATCTTAGGCGCAGGATTTCTTGGAGGTCATGGTACGGCTGCTGCGATTGGAGAGGCGTTTAGCGGTCTCGGATGGGAAGAAGCGACAGACCTTGGGTATACCTCTGCGACAATTGGACTTGTGGCTTCCATTTTAGGCGGACTTCTCCTAATTAAAACGAACACAAAAAAGAAACAAACGAACTTTATTTCAGATTTTAGCGACCTGCCACAAGAATTACGGACAGGACTTGTGAAGAAAGATAAGCGTGTTGTATCAGGGGAAGATACGGTTTCTAGTAATACGGTTGACCCTTTATTCTTCCACATTGCGATTTTAGGTGTCGTGGTGTTAGGCAGTTATTATCTGAAATCAGGAATTGAAGCCGTATTTCCGCAAGTGAGCATTCCGTTATTGAGCCTTTCCTTTGTCGTTGGTCTCATTATTCAAATGGTGTTAAATGGGACAGGGACGAACGAATACGTGGATAAGCGTATCATTGATCGCTTAAGCGGAACAGCTACAGATCTTATCGTGGTATTCGGAATGACGTCGATTAACCTGGCCGTTGTGGCGTCTTACTTATGGCCGCTATTAGCCTTAATGGTGTTTGGTGTCATTTGGGCATACTGCATATTCCGTTTTATTGCTCCGCGCGTATTCCATCAGCACTGGTTTGAGAATGGAATCTTTGGCTGGGGATGGAGTACCGGAACGGTAGCGATGGGGATTGCCTTACTTCGTATTGTCGACCCGAAGGCTGAAAGTACGACGCTTGATGATTATGCGCTCGGTTATGTAGGTATGATCCCGATCGAAATCTTGATTATTGCACTTGGACCTGTAATGGCGATGAGTGGACTTGGTCCTGTGTTCTCATTGATCTTATTAGGTGGAAGTCTGGTGATCCTTGCTGTAGCGGGTAAAGTTGGCTGGCTTGTGCCAGGTTCAAAAGCGTATATTCCTACAGAGGATTCAAAAGTTTCCTAGTGTGAAGAAAGAGCTCTCATTGTGAGAAGCTCTTTTTTTCGTGGGGTGAGTGGATCTTTAGTTCGGGCTCACGTTTTTAGGCTTCCCTAATAATATAGGTATGAACTTATAAAAATGGGAAGTGAGCACATGCCGGCCATAACAGGTGACGAGTATATCAAGCGAATTGATACATTACAGAGCAACATATGGTATGACGGAGAGAGGATTACCGGAAAACTTTCAGAGCATAGAGCTTTTGCTGGTGTTATGAAAAGTCAGGCAGCCCTATATGATTTGCAGCATCAAAAAGAAAATATGACGTTTACATGCGAAAAGTCAGGAACGGGAATCGGTGTATCGTATCTGATCCCGAGATCTGTGGAAGATGTAAAGAAGCGTAGAGAAATGATACAGGAGTGGGCCACTCATAATGGAGGATTTATGGGGAGAAGTCCAGACTATATGAATACCGTTCTTACCTCTTTTGCAGCTTCTCTTGATCTATTAGAAGGGGAGAAAAAGACCTTCCCGAAGAAATTGAGGGACTTCTATGAATATGCGAGGGAGAATGACCTATCTTTTACGCATACGTTCATCAGTCCTCAGTCGAATCGGTCTAAGCTAGCGTTCCTTGATGATGAAGTCACGAATGCTCGGATTGTTGAGAAACGGGATGATGGTTTAGTGATTCGCGGAGCTAAATTACTAGCGACGCAAGGAGGAATTACAGATGAGGTCATTGTATACTCCAACCCCGGTACCGCAGAAGAAGAT
The nucleotide sequence above comes from Pontibacillus chungwhensis. Encoded proteins:
- a CDS encoding ABC transporter permease; the encoded protein is MRQWMALFQKELLENWRNFKWIWVPITFILLAVMDPITTYYLPVILEKSGEMPEGTTFNFPTPTPSEAFLLSFGQLNLLGVAVVLLMTMGIIAAERKSGVTELILVKPVSYAAYITAKWASTLLLVLISLFLGLVSSWYYVNILYGELAFSSMLGSFLLYSVWMMLVLTISIFMNVFFKTPGLVGFLSIAVVILINSLSGLISRFMDGYPAQIHTFIRTYVTNGTTNGDLWLTVAITLLLIAVLLVSSIMLFRKKELAA
- a CDS encoding ABC transporter ATP-binding protein yields the protein MSLVHVQDLTKRFDAQPVVDRLSFSLEKGKCVSLLGPNGAGKTTTLRMLSGLMKPTSGTVSFEGMQGHTDIRSLIGYLPQYPVFHNWMTGAEFLTYVGRLSHLSKKEAVTRADDLLKRVGIYEAKNRRIGKYSGGMKQRLGIAQAMIHRPKLIILDEPVSSLDPIGRREVLNLIEELKEETTILFSTHILSDAEEVSDELILLHNGTLLHSGTLEALRDTHAVNRIALRFESHPESYLEAIESLPEVTRVERNGDTLLVEVRDLAVGRSSILKTAASQHWPLTSFEYGRLSLEELFMKVVNE
- a CDS encoding PLDc N-terminal domain-containing protein yields the protein MTEIFQSIPWVLIAPILVIEGILLIVALIDWVRTEQTNGPKWVWLLVIVLLNLIGPILYFIFGRSNDR
- a CDS encoding beta-propeller fold lactonase family protein; this translates as MKKGFLIVTLLLVGAFLFIQNQTKGITVDNSVVRNKPAHSDNIVLDDRGDYIYTANIDVSTVTMMKADSKEVVTEIPVGDAPRQLTLSPDEHYLYVSSMDDHQVDVISVEKQEVIDTFDVGVEPYGVLTSQDGRTLYVANYRSNTISVIDVEKGQVEKEIQVPERPRTLALTPDGDKLYVPHYLSGKISVIDTENQKVIDEIQLADSPDQADQKKSQGIPNTLENFVISPDGKRAWVPHLLTNTDTPIHFEETIFPAISVIDLEKGEEMVDERKELFEEMNVTDKKDETMIVSNPYDVTFSPDGAKAYVVMSGSEDLVVFDRKRGGNATQVLRRIEGDNPRGIVMSPDGESVYVHNAMSHDLATIDTGGSSPYATATQSKEAIALIGNDPLDPLVREGKRVFYSANSDEYAAEITGNNWMSCASCHSDGLINGLTLQTQKGPRNVPSNAVATKTGLFMWDGSRDDFKDYLLTVQGEMGGMTEYDASKPLPEDVSHMYDALFAYLKESPDFEPPKSPYRAEDGSLTEEAMQGKELFEGKGNCMSCHAGSEFTDSDQAVGENKDLTTDNTDFLHDIGTTNEGDQPSDGDARADFTNPRETNQFDTPTLRGVWATAPYLHDGSAETLEEAVEKHEYQEVSLLSQQEVEQITAYLKSIE
- a CDS encoding sodium/glutamate symporter, whose amino-acid sequence is MTVWDLAIDLGVISVLLLIGVVLRAKVVFMQKLFIPASITAGVLGLTFGPNGFDLLPFSDMVSSYPTVLIAVIFGAIPIGAAKVQWKKTFGRVRNMWVYSMLLTLLMWGGGALVTYLVIARVSDVPDGFGLILGAGFLGGHGTAAAIGEAFSGLGWEEATDLGYTSATIGLVASILGGLLLIKTNTKKKQTNFISDFSDLPQELRTGLVKKDKRVVSGEDTVSSNTVDPLFFHIAILGVVVLGSYYLKSGIEAVFPQVSIPLLSLSFVVGLIIQMVLNGTGTNEYVDKRIIDRLSGTATDLIVVFGMTSINLAVVASYLWPLLALMVFGVIWAYCIFRFIAPRVFHQHWFENGIFGWGWSTGTVAMGIALLRIVDPKAESTTLDDYALGYVGMIPIEILIIALGPVMAMSGLGPVFSLILLGGSLVILAVAGKVGWLVPGSKAYIPTEDSKVS